In the genome of Brachypodium distachyon strain Bd21 chromosome 3, Brachypodium_distachyon_v3.0, whole genome shotgun sequence, the window agcaggccCAGCGATTACGAGGCCAGCTACCACCGCTGGGGCTCTGACGATGAGAATAACGACGGCGGTGAGTCGCCGAGCAGCACCGTCTTCTCGCCCTTGTCGTACGGCTATGGCAATGCGccgccgtacgtggaagaaAGCAATGGATCGGCTGGTGGCCACACTAGGTATAACTCAGTTTCTTCCTTCCCCCCTTAATTAAACTACAGTATATTGATCctcatttttttatgaattacattttttttacttgtcTTCATGGAATTTAGAGAGTCTTATTtgttgaaacaaaacaaaatctggTGATTAGGTACTGCCTTgttgcaagcaagcaaatgGTTGGGTTGTTCCTGATGATTTGGGCGAGGAGAGAAATAAAAAGCGACATAAGAAACCTCAAGGTCTCTTGCGTTGGCAGAGGACTGATGGGGTACCTCGGAAATAAGGCAAGCTATTTTTGTTCCTGAatcacatgcttgcatttgAAGGGGAAACAAATTATTATTCCAGTATAATAGTTTGGAATCCAATGAGAAATTGAAGGGTTTGTTTTCCAGGGCTCAATTTCGATTAGCATGCTCTTGCACCAAACGAGCTTCTGCTTCGTCTGCAGTCACCTGACATCAGGGCAGAAGGATGGCGACGAGCACCGCCGGAACTCGGATGTGATGGAAATCCTGCGGAAAACCAGGTTCCCCTTGGTTTATGGGCAGTATGAGAGATCACCGGAAACCATCTTAGAGCATGAGTAAGCAGAGTGTACCTTATATTGGATCCATAATTCCTTCTTCTTATGCAATACTACTATCCATACCCATGCATTAATCTACGGTTCCATTCCATGGTGCAGTCGAGTCGTTTGGCTTGGAGACCTGAATTACCGGATAGCGCTTTCTTACCGGGCAGTGAAGGCCCTTGTGGAGATGCGCAACTGGAAAGCGCTGCTGGAGAAAGATCAGGTCAGATCTTAGCAACAGCTCCTGAGCAATTGGTGCTTACTGTCATCCTTTTGCTTTGGCCATGTCACAAGCCTTCAAATACTTTTGCAAAACCAAAGGCCAAATTAATAAACTTCTGATGAGACATTCTTGTGCCTTTTCAGCTGAGGAGTGAGCAAAGAGGCGGCCGCGTGTTCCTCGGCTGGAATGAGGGGAGGATATACTTCCCTCCCACATACAAATACTCGAATAACTCTGACAGATATGCGGGGGAAGACATGAAccagaaggagaagaagagaactcCAGCATGGTAAGATAAAGTACATCGCCCGACTTTTTGCAAGCTTGCATGCAGTTCAGCAAAACCAGTGATGTTGTTTGAACAGGTGTGATCGCATTTTGTGGCACGGGAGGGGTCTTAGCCAACTGTCATATGTCCGAGGAGAGTCTCGCTTCTCGGATCACAGACCTGTGTACAGCATGTTCAGTGCAGAAGTAGAATCAATCAACCACAGCCGGATTCAGAAGATGAGTTCCTCAAGCTCGCAACTGGACATCGAGGAATTGCTGCCCTATTCATATGGGTACACCGACATCAACCCGTATGGATATACTGACCTCAATTTCTACTGAAATGGATTTCAGAGTAAGCACTTCTGCCTAGAAGCAAAGCCATGGGAGGCAGACTTCAGAGACAGTCCAGGCCTGAGCAGAAAAGCCTTCAGTTATTGCAGTGCCAGTTCTTTGCCAGCAACAGAGGTACCAGGACCAGGGATACACCAAGTTCATGTTGAACATCTGGGTTTGCCTTGAATCCCATGGATAATCTCTTTTGCAGGTTACCATCTAGTAGTAAACAATGTTAGAGATTCCACGTAGTAGGAAGAGAGATGTTTCATTGACTCCATTAAGAAAAATGAGAACAGACAATAACATACCTAACATCAACAGCAGTGCTCATATTATGAGCAGATAGTACTGGCCGTTCAATCTGAAGCCCAGGTGACTTCGGCCAAAGCAGAGATATGGATGTTAGAAAACAACGGCAAACGTTcgccagattttttttttctgtacatTGTAGAGAAACTTCATTCTCTTTGGTTGCTGTGAGAAAAAGACCAGTGCCGATTTGTAaaatctttgtttttcttggccTTTTGAATGCAGTAAAAAGGGTCATCAATGCTTGCAATATCTATACTCATTTCCCTGCATGGAAAAAGAAGAGTGCAAGCCATCATCGCCATGCATGTGTTGCTGTAGCCTGTAGGAGCACTGCATGATCGGTACTGAGCTGACAGAAAGGATACTAGTCAAATTCAGCCTTCAGTCTGCAGCAAAATGTGTTCTGCTCTTGCTTCTCTTCCCTCCTTTTGCTGTTCTTTGCAGGTGGCAGGAATTGTGAA includes:
- the LOC100829725 gene encoding type I inositol polyphosphate 5-phosphatase 4, with the translated sequence MRDGTKKSKLSWSKSLVRKWFNIRGKSHDFHADDAAATIGRRGGAGDDDWSSGSFSRRESCTAKKSRTDKASRRSSHERSRRSKIDLDAAEATVTMDYRIFVATWNVGGRAPPCSLSLDDWLHTSPPADIYVLGFQEIVPLNAGNVLGAEDNGPARKWVSLVRRTLNAPPENAGSCSGALHHHTASSPAPDLVAEVDDDFEGSASRRRQWDNPSLFHRRSFQSSGLSRSMRMDGDVLLGQGQPRLERRYSVNDRVMCGGGSRPSDYEASYHRWGSDDENNDGGESPSSTVFSPLSYGYGNAPPYVEESNGSAGGHTRYCLVASKQMVGLFLMIWARREIKSDIRNLKVSCVGRGLMGYLGNKGSISISMLLHQTSFCFVCSHLTSGQKDGDEHRRNSDVMEILRKTRFPLVYGQYERSPETILEHDRVVWLGDLNYRIALSYRAVKALVEMRNWKALLEKDQLRSEQRGGRVFLGWNEGRIYFPPTYKYSNNSDRYAGEDMNQKEKKRTPAWCDRILWHGRGLSQLSYVRGESRFSDHRPVYSMFSAEVESINHSRIQKMSSSSSQLDIEELLPYSYGYTDINPYGYTDLNFY